A genomic stretch from Oncorhynchus tshawytscha isolate Ot180627B linkage group LG07, Otsh_v2.0, whole genome shotgun sequence includes:
- the arl4ca gene encoding ADP-ribosylation factor-like protein 4C, translated as MGNSFSNIAAFQSLHIVMLGLDSAGKTTVLYRLKFNEFVNTVPTIGFNTERIKLSNGTAKGISCHFWDVGGQEKLRPLWKSYSRCTDGIIYVVDSVDVDRLEEAKTELHKVTKFAENQGTPLLVIANKQDLPKSLPVHEIEKQLALHELSPSTTYHVQPACAIIGEGLHEGMDKLYEMIVKRRKSLKQKKKR; from the coding sequence ATGGGCAACAGTTTTTCTAACATAGCTGCTTTTCAGTCCCTGcatattgtaatgctgggtttaGATTCTGCCGGTAAAACGACTGTCTTGTACCGCCTGAAATTCAACGAATTTGTGAACACTGTTCCCACAATCGGATTTAACACAGAGAGGATAAAACTGAGTAACGGTACCGCCAAAGGGATTAGTTGTCATTTTTGGGACGTCGGGGGACAGGAGAAGCTGAGACCGTTATGGAAATCCTACAGTCGGTGCACGGATGGCATTATTTACGTAGTGGACTCAGTGGACGTGGACAGACTAGAGGAAGCCAAAACAGAACTGCATAAAGTTACCAAATTCGCAGAAAACCAGGGGACTCCATTACTGGTGATAGCCAACAAGCAGGACTTGCCCAAGTCTCTACCGGTCCATGAGATTGAGAAGCAACTGGCACTGCATGAGCTCAGCCCTTCTACCACTTACCATGTCCAGCCTGCATGTGCCATCATAGGTGAAGGGCTCCATGAAGGCATGGATAAACTGTATGAAATGATTGTGAAACGAAGGAAATCATTAAAACAAAAGAAGAAGAGATAA